The genomic stretch GCTGTCCGGATCGGCGCCGCGCACCAGCGCGATCGTGCCACGCACGTTCCGGAGCGGATTGCCTGCCTCGTTGCGGATCGGTGTACCGGCCTCCTTCTGCTCAAGCGCCAGGGCAAGTGCCCCGCCTTCGACCAGGGCCCCCGCGACCGCCCGATGCAGAAACGCACGGTCATAGTAACCGTTCTCCAGGTTCTCCAGGAACGCACTCACCGTGACGGGGGCCTCATCGACCAACAGCCGAATCGTGAACGCGCCCGCGGCGGTCTGGACCCGCACCCCCGGTGCGGTCACATCCTCGTAGTCGAGTGGGCAGCCGCCGAGTGACAACACCGCCAGGAGACCGCCCACGAAATACACTGCGGTGCGCATCATGTGCCTCGCACCTCGTTGTGCTGCCCGCTTCTCACGCACGAGCGCTCCTCCACTTGGACTTGTTATCACGCAGCAGTCTTCCCGCTTACGGCGCGACCGGGGCAACCGGCAGCGGCACCAGCAGATCCGAGAGTCCCACCCCGAAAGTGTTCAGGAGTGTGCGACGGAACACGCTTTCGTCATTGCGATCATTCCGCAGGATGCGCGCCCGGTAATCCGACACCGGATCGTAGATCGCCGTTACGCCGAACGGACCCACCCGAATGTTCTCCGCGAACCACTGCCGCAGCCGCGAATCCACCGTGTGCGGAACTTCGAGTATGTCCCCGGCCCGCAGCGCGATGTCTTCCGCCTCGCCGAGTTGAATCTTCGCCAGATCGAGCTTGACCTGCACGAAATCCCCGTTCGCGAGCCGCCGCCGCAGCGTCGCTTCGTTCGGACCGATGAAGTCCGTCAACCCACCCGACGCCGCCAGCACCCGCAGCAGCGACAGTTCCGTTCGCGGGGGAATCATCAACGGCGCCGGCGCGTTCAGTACGCCCGTGACGTAAATCACACTCGCCTCGGCGGCCTCCACGTCCACGATGTCGCCCGGCTCCAGCGGCGGCCCCAAGAGCGCCCGCCGCAGATCGTTCGGATCATAGAGGTCCAGGTGTATTTCACCGCGCTCCGGACGGATACGCGTCACCTTGATGCGTCCCGAGCTGGCCGGTGTAAAGCCGCCCGACAAGGCGACCGCGTAAATCACGTTGCGCTCGTTCTGCCGCAACGCCAGGATACCCGGCTGGTTCACCGCCCCCGTGACGAACACGGTCGTTGCTTCCGGTCCCGTCAGCTCGATGTAGACCGACATGTCCTTCACGACACTCGGCACATGCGCGGCGATGATCGCCTGCTCTGCCGCACCCAGTTCGAGCCCGCCGACCTGCACATTTCCCACCACCGGCAGACTGATCTTGCCGTCCGCATACACCCGCACCTGAAGGGGCGTCATGGCGTAACGATCTTGCTGTAAACCCACCATGCGCACCGCCAGCACATCACCCGGCCGGATCCGGTACGGATGCATGTCGGTCAGGGCCAACTGGGCCGGATCCACCGCGACCGGATCACGCTGCGCCAGGTGCGCCTCGATCTGCTTCATCTCGCCAACTGTGATGCGGTTGTCCTTGCACCCCCCGGCCGACCACACCAGCACCGCGAGGAACAGCCCGGTCGACAGATACCGCCCTTTGCAGGGTACGCACGGATGAAGAGCAGCACGCACACACGCCTCCTGCCACCACGGCGCTGAAGGGCGCGCAGCCACGATTCCCGACCGCGCAGCCATTGCGCAGTCCTGTGAGCCGGCACACGCGCTACGAACGGGTTCCGGCCAGACTCCAAAGGCCGGCGGGACGACACGGAGATTCGGCGACCGTTCGTCACCCGGGGCCCGCGCGACACCCGCCGCGCGTCCCATGATGCACTACCAACTGCGGTTGGGCCCCTGCGCACACCGCGCGGCCCACACGCTGTCCCTATTCATCGGCTGGCGAGCGGTTTTTATCAACCCTGACACGCTCTACGCGGAAAAATCAACCAGCCCAGGTCACGCCGCAAACACCCACCGCGCTATCGGCCCTGCGAAACCGCCCGGCCCAGCAGAGCCCGTTCCTCCGGGCTCAGGTACTCGGCACCCGCTTCACCCGCGAGCTGTTCCGCCTCGGCCACAAAGGGCCGCAGGCCCCGCCAGTCGTTCAGTTCCCCGCACACCTCCGCAAGGTGCAGCAGCGTGCGGGCCCGTGCCGCCCCCGGCGGCGCCGTGTCCAAACTGCGGGCGTACTCGCGCCGCGCATCCTCCAGCCGACCCGCCCGTCGCAGGGTGAATGCCAGCGTATCGCGGAAATTCGCGTCGCCCGGCCGTGCGTCCGTCGCGCGCTGGGCCAACTCGACCGCCTCCGCCACGTTCTCGCCGGATTCGGCCAACATCCACGCCAGGTTGTTCTGGGCATCAAGCTGTCCGGGATCGAGCTTCAGCAACGCGCGGAACGCCTCAGCGGCCCCTTTCAAGTCACCCTGTCGATAGCGGAGTTCACCGATGCGCGCGTGTGCCGGGGCGTAGTTCGCATCCAAGACCAGCGCTCGCTCGCACAACGTCAAGGCCTGATTCGCATGTGCCGGCGAGAGCGACAGTCCATCCGCAATCACCATCAGTTCCACCGGGCTGCGCTCGCGCTCGTCGGCCAGTGCCGCCACCGCGTCAAACTGCTGGTCGGCTACCAGCACTTGCATGCGCAGCTCCAGGACCCGCCGATCACCGGGCGCCAGCCGCTCGGCAGCATCGAGTTGTGCCGCTGCGGCCGGCGCCTGCCCCGCCAGACGATACAAGTCCGCGAGCATCAGCAGCACGTCGATGCTCTGTCCGTCACCTGCCGGCACCGCGTAGGCCGCGAGTTCGGCCGCGGCCGCTTCGTGCTCCCCCAGCGCAGCACGTACCCGCGCCCGTAACAGGCGCAGCGACACCGCGTCCGGCTGCTCTCCGATCCAGGTCTGGAGCATCTCCAGCCCCTGCACCAGTGCCGCCCG from Phycisphaerales bacterium encodes the following:
- a CDS encoding polysaccharide biosynthesis/export family protein; this translates as MRAALHPCVPCKGRYLSTGLFLAVLVWSAGGCKDNRITVGEMKQIEAHLAQRDPVAVDPAQLALTDMHPYRIRPGDVLAVRMVGLQQDRYAMTPLQVRVYADGKISLPVVGNVQVGGLELGAAEQAIIAAHVPSVVKDMSVYIELTGPEATTVFVTGAVNQPGILALRQNERNVIYAVALSGGFTPASSGRIKVTRIRPERGEIHLDLYDPNDLRRALLGPPLEPGDIVDVEAAEASVIYVTGVLNAPAPLMIPPRTELSLLRVLAASGGLTDFIGPNEATLRRRLANGDFVQVKLDLAKIQLGEAEDIALRAGDILEVPHTVDSRLRQWFAENIRVGPFGVTAIYDPVSDYRARILRNDRNDESVFRRTLLNTFGVGLSDLLVPLPVAPVAP